The Acidobacteriota bacterium DNA window CAGCTCGGTTCGTAATGCGACATCCAGGCGCCCGGAAAGTTCTCGGTTGCGCCGGCGTGGCAGCGGGCGCAGGTCTCGACCAGGTTGGCCCGCAATACCCGTGAGCCCGGCTCGTTGACCTTCGCGATGTCGTGCACGCCGTGGCAGTCGGTGCAGAGCGCGACGACGCTGACCTCGCGGCCGGTGTCAGTTTCGTGAAGCGTCGCCGTCATGCCGTGAAAGTCTGCCACGTAGGTCTGGGCGACCGCCGTGGACAATCCGTACTTCGCCATCAGGCGCTTGTTCTCGTGGCATCCGCGGCAGAGTTCCGGAGTGCGGCGCTGCCAGTTCACGTCCTTGGGACCGGCGACATCGTGGGAACGATGGCAGTCGGTGCACCCAGGCACGTCGTCGCTCTTCTCGAGGAAGCGCCCGTGAACGCTCTTGTTGTACACCGTGAACACGCCCTCGTGGCATTTCGCGCACGTGCGCGATATCTGCGACTTGGGTTTCTGGGGCGACTTGACGTCGTGCGCACCGTGACAGTCGACACAGAGAGGAGCCGTGCGATCGCCGCGCGCGAGCGCTTGGTAGTGCACGCTGTCGAGCGTCTTGGTGTAGTTATCGAAGTGGCAGCGCTTGCACTGTTCGTAGTACGCGACCGTGAACTCCCGCAACGTCTTGAAGGGACGCGCCTCGTGGGGCACGGCGGTCATGTCCTGGTGGCAGTCGGCACAGCCAATCTTGTTGCCATGCACGGACGCCCGGAACATCGCCACATCGACGTACAGCGACCGGATCTCCCCGCTCGGAAGCGTGACAGCCATGCTCCGATCGCCGTGGCAGGCCAGGCACGTCTCCACATCGGCGGCCTTGCCTGTTGCGGCCTGGCCGGGCTGCAACGACAGAGTCAGAAGAAGAAACAACGTTGATAACATGAACGACCCGCGATGAACTGACCATGAATCGAGCGTACCCAACTCATCCACAGCAAGTCGATTGCCAGATTTGAGAATCACTCAAAGTCCTTAGAATATCTGCGGTTGACCACGACGAGCGAGTTGGGAGAAGCAGCAGTGCCGACAATCCGGCAGGCTGCCAGCAGAGGCGGGCCGGTCAATCTCCGGGGCCCTGACGGAATCGAGCCTGCCGTTGCTCGAAAGACGCGGCCAAGCCTTCCGCGAAAGATGACGGCGACGCGGTCGTGGCGGTCCACGCTGATGTGCGTCATGGAATCTCCCCGGCGGCGCTCAACAGATGCGCGGTAACAGCTCGCCTTCGGGCTCAGCCAGCATGCGCCTGCCAAACCCCGTATCGAGAATGACTGCACCGACGTGCTGCTCGATGCAGCGCCCCACAATGGCGGCGTCGACACCAAGGGGGTGACGCCGAATTGCCGCCAGCACCCGGCCGGCTGCGTCGGCGCGGACGCCAACGAGCGCCTTGCCTTCGTTGGCCACGACGAGCGGATCGATGCCGAGCAGATCGCACGCGGCCCGGACCTGATTGCGCACCGGCACCTTCATTTCCTCCACGATGATGCCGACGCCGCTCCTTTCGGCCATCTCGTGAAGCGCGCTCGAGACGCCTCCGCGAGTGGGGTCCTTCATCGCCACGACGTCGAGGCCACCCGCGTCGAGCGCCGTGCGAATCAGGCCGTTAATGGGCGCGACATCGGAGCGAAGATCGCCCTCCAATGCCAGTTTGTGTCTGGCAGCCATGATCGCCATCCCATGATCGCCAATCGTGCCGGTCAGAATCAGCAGATCGCCAACTGTGAGGCCGGCGTCCGGCACGATACGATCACAGAACGCCACGCCGGCCGTGTTCAGCACGAGTCCGTCAAGCTCTCCCCGTCCCATCACCTTGGTGTCGCCAGTGACGATGGTCGCACCGGCCTCCCGGCACGCATCGCGAATCGAGACGTAGATACGCTCGAGATCGACCCGTGCGAACCCCTCCTCCATGATCACCGCGCAGGTCAGCGCCAGCGGGTCGGTTGCGCCCATCATCGCGAGGTCGTTGACCGTGCCCGAGACCGCCAGCCGGCCGATGTCACCTCCCGGAAACACAATGGGGTGCACCACGTGCGAGTCGGTCGTGATGACCAGCCACTTGTCGCCCACACGCAGCGCCGCGCCGTCATCCATCGCCGCCAGGCCGATGCCGTCAACCGGCGCGGAGCCGATGCCGGCAAGGCACACGCGCTCGATCAGGGCCCGCATGGCGCGTCCGCCCGCGCCGTACTTGAGGCCGATCTTGTCGTCGATGAGCCCGTGCCGGATCACGCGTCGCCTCCCAGATCGGGATGGCCGCCGTACTCGTGCCAGATCTTGCACGCGCCTTCACTGCTGACCATGCACGCGCCAACAGGCTTCTCCGGCGTGCACTCCTGGCCGAACAGCTTGCAGTCGGTCGGGGACGACAGGCCCGCCATGATGTCGCCGCAGATACACGACTGCGCAAGCGCCGCGGGCGCATGATCCCAGAGCGACGCCAGATCGATGGTGAACCGCCGCCGTGCATCGATCGACCGAAACTCGTCACGCAGGCGGAGATTGCCGTTGGGAACGTGTGCGATGCCGCGCCAGCGCCCGCCCGTCGGCCGGAACACCTTCCAGAGCTGTTCCTGCGCCCGAAGATTCCCCGCTCGAGTGACGCAGCGCGGAAACATGTTGACCACCTGTGGTGTGCGATCGCGAATAAGCTCCACGAGCTTGACGAGTCCCGCGAGGATGTCGAGGGGCTCGAAGCCGGCCACCACGACGGGAACGTGGTGCCGGGCGACAAACGGCTCGAAGACCGCCGAGCCGGTAATGGTAGCCGCGTGACCGGCCGCGAGGAATCCTTCCACCTTGGTCTCCGGCACTTCAGCCACAATCTCCATGGCCGGCGGGATGTACTTGTGCGCAGACAGGATCGACAGGTTCGAGGGGAGTCCGCCGAGAACGATCGCCGCGGTTGCCACGGCTGTCGTTTCGAATCCCGTCGCGAAAAACACGACTTGGTCGCTGGTCGACTGCGCCAGCTCGACCACCTGCGCGGCGCTGTAGATCACATGAATCTTCGCGCCATCGGCCTGGGCATCCGCCAGCGACATGGAGGTGCCGGGCACTCTGACCATGTCGCCGTACGTCGCGATGTGGACGCCCTGGCGCGCGAGGACCACGCCTTCGTCCACTTCGGGGGCGTCGGTAATGCAGACCGGGCATCCAGGCCCCATGATGACGTTCAGGCCGCGGGGAAAGGTCGATCGCAGGCCGAACTTCGCGATGGCCTGTTCGTGGCTGCCGCACACGTGCATCACCGACACAGGCGTGCGACCCAGTTCCGCAGTCCGGCGCCCAAGCGCCTCGACCAACGCCCGTGCGCGGGCCGGATCGCGGAACTTCAGTTCGAAGAGGGCCGGGTCGCGGTCAGTCGACGGCACGTCGGTCACCTCTGGCCCCGGCAATCTCGTTGCGCACATCTTCGGCCATCAGATCGTCCTGTTCGGCCTGCGTGATCAACTGCTCGTACAGCGCGAGCGTCTCGGCAATCTCTGATTCGGGAATCCGCCGGATGGCGAAGCCGACGTGGTTCAGGATGTAGTCGCCCGGCGCGACCGGCTCGTCAACGACATCGAGTTGTACCTGGCGGCGCACGCCCCAGAAATCCACCGTGGCCACATTGCCGGCCACTTCAATCACCTTTCCGGGAACGCCTAGGCACATAGTCCCTCCGGCACAACCTGCGACCCCGACTGCACGACGGCATTGGCGACGACGGCTTGTCCGAGCGCAAGGCCGCCGTCGCCAGGTGGGACCGATTCGTGCAGCACCACGCGCACGTTCGGACCAAGTTCGCTGACGATCCCTTCGACGAGCCTGGCGTTCTGGAAGCAGCCTCCGGACAGCACGACGGGGAGCCTTCCGTGCTGACCGATGGCCGCACGAACCAGATCGGCTGTCGCGGCAGCCAGTGTGTTATGGAATCGCGCCGAGATGCTTGCGGGCGCGTGTCCCGCGAGCGTGTCCGAGACGATGACCCGGATCGCCGGACGAAGATCCAGTTCGAACAAGGCATCGCGTTTCGCGATCGCGAACTCGTACTGCGCCCGGTCGGCGGGATCGGCAACCAGATTCCACTCGAGCGCGATTTGCCCTTCATACCGGGATTCCGATCGTCCCAGCACGAGTGCGCCGACGGCGTCGAAATAGCGCCCCACGCCGTGCGCAGGTGTCGTATTCACGCGGCCCGCGATCATCTGCCGGACGAGGGCGATCTCTGAGGAAGGCACATTCCTGAAGACCGGCAATCCCTCAATCGGCGCGTCGCCTCCACACGCATCATCAAGCATCGCGAGGGCCTGGCGCCAGACCTGACGAATGGCGAGGTCGCCGCCAGCGAGGACAATGGGTCTGAATGTCGCCAGACGCTCAAAGCGCGTGTAGTCGGCGAGCAGCACTTCGCCGCCCCACGCGGTCCCGTCGGTTCCGAGGCCCGTGCCGTCAAATGCGACTCCGATGACGGGGCCCTCGATTCCGTGTTCCGCCATCGCGCTGGCGACGTGGGCATGATGGTGTTGAACGGCGATTGTGAGGGGTTGCTCGCGCCCGAGCGCGTACCTGGTCGAGAGATACCCGGGATGAAGGTCGTGGGCCACGACGACGGGTTCCACCGCCAGGAAGTGCTCGAACTTCTCGATGGCCCGCTCGTACGATTCGTAGGTCTCGAGATTGTCCAGATCGCCGATGTGCGGACCGAGGTACGCCGTCTCGCCGATTCCGATGCAGAACGCATTCTTGAGCAGCCCACCGCAGGCGAGCACCGGCTCCGAGAACGGCTCGATCACGGCGATGCCTCTCGGCACGTAGCCGCGCGACCGCCGCAGCACGGTTAGCTTGGCGCCGATCACGCGGACGACGGAATCGTCGCACCGCGTCGCGATGTCCCGATCGTGCAGGAGGAAAGAGTCCGCGACGCTGCCAAGTCGTGTGATCGCCTCGTCATTGTCCGAGACCAGCGGCTCGTCCGCCAGGTTGCCCGATGTCATCACGAGAGGCCGACGCGCGTCTGCCAGCAGCAGGTGGTGCAGGGGCGTGTACGGAAGCATCAGACCCACGCTGGCATGGCCAGGCGCGACGTTGGGCGCGAGCTCGTTGCCTGCGCGCTGCCAGACCAGCACGATGGGCCGTTCAATCGAGGTCAGCACGCGCCGTTCGATGTCGGTGAGGCGCGCCAGCCCGTCGGCCTCGGCGAGTCGGCCGACCATGACGGCGAACGGTTTCTCGTCGCGGCGCTTACGGATCCGCAACCGGGCAACGGCCGCTTCGTTGGTGGCGTCGCAGGCCAGATGAAAGCCGCCAAGTCCCTTGACGGCCACGATCAGACCCTGGCGCAGCAGGTCCGCGGCTGCGCGAATCGGATCGGCCGCGGGCGTCTCGAGACCTGCCAAGTCGGTGAGCCACAGGCGCGGCCCGCACGTGGGACACGCGTTGGGCTGCGCGTGGAACCGCCGATCGGTCGGCGAGTCGTACTCGGCCCGGCAATGTTCGCACATCGCGAACGGGATCATCGTGGTGTGGGGCCGGTCGTAGGGGACACTGGTGGCGATTGTAAGGCGCGGCCCGCAGTTCGTGCAGTTGGTGAAGACGTAGCGATAGCGGCGATTCGCCGGGTCGATCACTTCGGCCAGACATTCCGCACAGGTGGCGAGGTCCGCGGGAATCGAAACGTGCCGATCGGCAGACCTGGCGGATTCGACGATTTCGAAGGTCCCGACGGAACGGGCAGGCACGCGCACGCTGAGCACCGAACGAATCTGCGCCGCGGGTGGGGGAGACCGACGCAAGTCCTCGAGAAAGGCCTCGAGCGCTGCGTCCGTGCCGAACGCCTCAATCGTCACCCCCGCATCATCGTTGCGCACCCATCCGCCGATGCCGTGCGTCGACGCCAGACGGAACACCCACGGGCGGAATCCGACGCCCTGGACGATCCCCGTCACTTCGATGCGACGTCCTTCGTGTGGCATGGCTGGAAGATCCTGCGAACTGCAGCCGTTATATCTGTTCGAGCAGTCGGAGTCCATAGCAGGAGAACCGCCGGGACTGTTCTGGTGCTGTATGCCACAATGTCGAGGTGACCAGATATGTGGCCTGGCGGTTCGGGCTAATAGTCACGGCCGCACTCTTGATAGCCGTGCGGTGGCCGGCCGGTCTGGTCGAGCAGTGGTACGCGCGGTCCGTCTACCCGCCGATGCAGTCGATCGCGACGGGCGCGTCGAATCTGGTGCCGTTTGCGCTGCTGGACGCCTTGATTGTCGCGGGAGTCCTTTGGCTGGTCTGGGGCGTCGCGAGGGTGACTCGCGGCGGACGCGGCCGGCGGTGGCGGGCGCTGGCGCGCGCGGTTCTGAACCTCGGAACAGTCGCCGCGGCGGCGTTCATCGCTTTCTACGGATGCTGGGGACTCAACTACCAGCGAGAGCCGGTCGCGGCGTGGCTGGACTTCGACGAGTCGAGGATCACTCCGGACCGGGCCGGTGCGCTCGGTCGCCAGATTGCCGGGGCCCTGGTGCGGCTGCAGACTGTCGTGCCGCCCTCGGCGGAAGGAGGGGACCGGCAGGAAGAGGCTGGACCGCTGGCGCCGGCGTTTGAGGGGGCCCTGCGGAGCATCGGGCTGCCCGGCGGCACCCGTCCTGGGCGGCCCAAAGTGTCGCTACTGGATCCGTACTTCACCCGGGCCGGCGTGAGCGGGATGACCGATCCCTTCTTTCTTGAAACGCTCGAAGCGACAAACCTCCTGCCCGTCGAACGGCCCGCAGTGATTGCGCACGAATGGGCTCACCTGGCCGGTCTGGCTCGCGAGTCGGAGGCGTCGTTTGTGGGTTGGCTGGCCTGCATTCACGCGGACGAATGGGCGCAGTACAGCGGCTGGCTCGACTTGCTTCTTCGGGTCGGCGGCTCGCTCGATGCGAACCAACGCCGGCAGGTGATGGCCCACGTGCCGGCCCGCGTCATTCGGGACATCGACCTGATGCGCCAGCGCAACGAGCGAGATCAAGTCCGCGTGGTTGGGCTCGTTGCGTGGAGAGCCTACGACTCGTACTTGAAGACGAACAGGGTCGAGAGCGGAATCCGGAACTACGACGAAGTGGTCAGGCTCGTCCTCGGTACTCGGTTCGAGAGCGGCTGGACCCCGGTGCGGCGCTGAAGAAGGATCAGCCGCCCCGCTTGTGCATTTCCAGATGCGGGTCCGCCTTCAGCGTCTCGACAGGCAGATAGACCGAGCGTCCGCGCATCGCCAGCCGCTCTTCGGCGCCGCGATCGGCCCGGCGGATCCACCGCGTGTTCAGTGTCTCAATCAACTCCCGCGGGTTGACGCCGGCGCGCAGGGGTCCTCGCAGGTCGAGTCCCTCGGTGCCATAGAGGCAGGTGTAGAACATCCCGTCGGCTGTGACGCGCGAACGGTCGCAGCTCTGGCAGAACGGCTCCGTCGTCGACGAGATGATGCCGAACACGCGCCCGTCGGGCAGCGCGAATCGATCGGCCGGCGCGGTGCTGGCGGGCTCCTCGATCGGCCGAATCTCACCAACCTGCGTCTTCAACCGATCGAGGATCTCCTGGCGCGAGACGACGAGATTCGAGGCCCAGCGTGTCGCCCCGCCCACATCCATATACTCGATGAAGCGAACCTCGGCGCCGATGCGGGCTCCATAGTCCAGCAGGGGCATCAATTCATCATCATTCACGCCGCGCATCACGACACAATCCAGCTTCAGGCCGCCGAAGAGCCGCGCGGCCGTCTCGATCCCGTTGAGCACCCGGGCATGGGCGTCCTGCCCTGTCAGATCGACGAACCGCTGCGGCTTGAGCGTGTCCAGACTGACGTTCAGCCGGCGCAGTCCGGCGTCTCTGAGCGGGGCGGCGAATTCGGCGAGCAGAATCGCGTTCGTGGTCAGCGAGAGGTCGGCGAGCGCGGGCTTGCGGGCGAGTTGGGAAACCAATTGGGGCAGATCCCGGCGCAGCAGGGGTTCGCCGCCGGTCAGCCGGACCTTGTCGACACCAATTGCGACAAACGCGTCAATCAGCCGGCTGATTTCCTCGAAGTGCAGAAGGTTCTCGCGGGCAAGCCAGGTGTACTCGGCCTCGGGCATGCAGTAGTGACAGCGGAGATTGCAGCGATCGGTCACCGAGAGCCGGAGACTTCTGAGCGACCGTCCAAGGACATCGACAGGAGACATCGCTTCTATTAAATCACTCCCGGAGTGATTAGGGGGCGAAGACAGAACGGTAATCACTCCGGGAGTGATTGGCTCGCGGCTCCCCAGCGACCGGGAATAGTGGTGCCGCAAGACGGACACGCCCCGCCTTTTGAGAGGCGGTTCAGCCGGATCTGGTAGCCCACGCGCTCGACCAGAAGCGTGTGGCATGCGGGACACATCGTGTCTTCCAGATGGCCGACCCGGCCCGGCAGGTTTCCCGCATAGACAAAACGCAGACCTTCCTGCCGGCCGATGGCCGCGGCCTTTGCCAGCATCGCAGAATTCGTGCTGTGCGCATCAGGCATCCGATAGTCCGGGTGAAACGAGGTGACGTGCCACGGAATCTCCGGCGACACGCTCGCGAGGAAGGCAGCCAGCGCGGTGAGTTCCCGATCCGAATCGTTCAGGCCGGGCACGACCAGCGTCACAACTTCGACCCACGTGCCCATCGCATGTAATGCCCGAATCGTCTCAATGACGGGCTGTAAGCGTCCACCGAGTTTCCGGTACGCCCGGTCGTCGAAGCCTTTGAGGTCGACCTTGAATAGATCGATCCACGGTGCCAGGTACGCGAGGACCTGCGGCGTGGCGTGACCGTTTGAGACAAATCCGGTCAGCAGACCGGCCTGGCGAGCCTCGCGAAACACCGCGACGGCCCACTCGGCCGTGATGAGGGGTTCGTTGTACGTGCTGATGACCGCCCTGGCACCCTCCCGGACGGCTGCCCGGACCAGCGCGTCGGGCGTGACGTCGACGATTCGCGATCCCGCTTCGGGATCCCGAAGCACCTGCGACGTCACCCAGTTCTGGCAGTAGGCGCAGTGGAGATCACACCCGAGCATGCCGAAGCTGTAGGCGAGCGCTCCGGGCTCGACATGGAAGAAGGGCTTCTTCTCAATCGGATCGCACTGCGCGCCCGCGACATAACCCCACGGCACCATCAAACGCCCGTGGTCGTTGAAACGCACCTTGCAGACGCCCTGCGCGCCGTCGGGGATCGGACAGGCGTGCCCGCAGGCGAAGCACCGGACCCAGGTGCCGCGTTCGGTCTCGTACAATTCGCCTTCGTGCGTGCGTGCCGCCAGCAGGGCTGAGAGAGCGGGCATGACACTGTTGTATCGCCGGTGCCGCTCAAATGCAATGCGCCCTTTTCTTCGCCGCCCGGAAGCGACATGATGGCGTGCACACGGAGGACACGATGGCGAGCAAGCCGAGCCGAATGGAGTCTCTCGACGCCGTCCGGGGCCTCACAATGGCCGGAATGGTGATTGTGAACAACCCGGGCGACTGGGGACACGTCTACTGGCCACTGGAGCATGCCGAATGGAACGGGTGCACTCCCACCGATCTGATCTTCCCGTTCTTTCTGTTTATTGTCGGCGTCTCGATCACGCTCTCGCGCGGCACGATGGGGAACCCCTGGAAGATCGTCAAACGGTCGATCGTGATCTTCGGCCTGGGCTTCCTGTTGACGTTCTGGCCGCGATTCGACCTGTCGGTCGTCCGGATTCCAGGCGTGCTGGCGCGCATCGCCGTCTGTTACCTGGTCGCGGCCTTCCTGTTTCGGTCGACGGCGCGGCGTGACGACGCCACCGACGCCGGCCGGTTGTCGCACGGCGTCAAGCTTGGCGCGATGGCGGTCGCACTGACCCTCGGCTACTGGCTCGTGATGACGTGGATTCCCGCGCCTGGAGGGGTAGCTGGCGATCTGACGCCGAATGGCAACCTCGGTGCGTGGCTCGATCGGACGCTGCTCGGCGGACACTTGTGGTCACAATCGAAAACGTGGGATCCCGAAGGCATCCTCAGCACGTTCCCGGCGATTGCCACGACGCTGCTCGGGACGGTGGCGGGCCTCTGGCTGGCGTCGGGTGCGCCGAAGAAAGAGAAGGCCATCACCATGGCGCTGGTCGGCGTCATCGCGATGGTCGTGGGTTACCTGTGGGACTGCGCGTTCCCGATCAACAAGGGCCTCTGGACCAGTTCCTACGTGTGGTTCACCGCTGGCGGCGCCGCGCTGCTGCTCGCGGTCAGCTACATGATTATCGACGTCTACGGGTGGCGGCGCTGGGCTCGACCGTTTGTGATTCTGGGGCTCAACGCGATCACGTTGTTTGTACTATCGGGATATCTTGCCAAACAGATGGGACTCATCAAGTTCGCGGGGACCGATGGCAAGGTGACGACCCTCAGCCGCTATGTTTACACCAGCTGGTTCGTTCCCCTGGCCGACCCGTACAACGCCTCGCTGTTGTATGCGTGTGCGAATCTCGTCGTCCTCTTCGGCGTGCTCTACGTGATGCATCGACGCGGTCTTTACCTGAAAGCCTGAACAGGTGCCACACGCCAACGCGTCGTCTGGCC harbors:
- a CDS encoding HypC/HybG/HupF family hydrogenase formation chaperone gives rise to the protein MCLGVPGKVIEVAGNVATVDFWGVRRQVQLDVVDEPVAPGDYILNHVGFAIRRIPESEIAETLALYEQLITQAEQDDLMAEDVRNEIAGARGDRRAVD
- the amrS gene encoding AmmeMemoRadiSam system radical SAM enzyme, whose product is MPALSALLAARTHEGELYETERGTWVRCFACGHACPIPDGAQGVCKVRFNDHGRLMVPWGYVAGAQCDPIEKKPFFHVEPGALAYSFGMLGCDLHCAYCQNWVTSQVLRDPEAGSRIVDVTPDALVRAAVREGARAVISTYNEPLITAEWAVAVFREARQAGLLTGFVSNGHATPQVLAYLAPWIDLFKVDLKGFDDRAYRKLGGRLQPVIETIRALHAMGTWVEVVTLVVPGLNDSDRELTALAAFLASVSPEIPWHVTSFHPDYRMPDAHSTNSAMLAKAAAIGRQEGLRFVYAGNLPGRVGHLEDTMCPACHTLLVERVGYQIRLNRLSKGGACPSCGTTIPGRWGAASQSLPE
- the hypF gene encoding carbamoyltransferase HypF, giving the protein MPHEGRRIEVTGIVQGVGFRPWVFRLASTHGIGGWVRNDDAGVTIEAFGTDAALEAFLEDLRRSPPPAAQIRSVLSVRVPARSVGTFEIVESARSADRHVSIPADLATCAECLAEVIDPANRRYRYVFTNCTNCGPRLTIATSVPYDRPHTTMIPFAMCEHCRAEYDSPTDRRFHAQPNACPTCGPRLWLTDLAGLETPAADPIRAAADLLRQGLIVAVKGLGGFHLACDATNEAAVARLRIRKRRDEKPFAVMVGRLAEADGLARLTDIERRVLTSIERPIVLVWQRAGNELAPNVAPGHASVGLMLPYTPLHHLLLADARRPLVMTSGNLADEPLVSDNDEAITRLGSVADSFLLHDRDIATRCDDSVVRVIGAKLTVLRRSRGYVPRGIAVIEPFSEPVLACGGLLKNAFCIGIGETAYLGPHIGDLDNLETYESYERAIEKFEHFLAVEPVVVAHDLHPGYLSTRYALGREQPLTIAVQHHHAHVASAMAEHGIEGPVIGVAFDGTGLGTDGTAWGGEVLLADYTRFERLATFRPIVLAGGDLAIRQVWRQALAMLDDACGGDAPIEGLPVFRNVPSSEIALVRQMIAGRVNTTPAHGVGRYFDAVGALVLGRSESRYEGQIALEWNLVADPADRAQYEFAIAKRDALFELDLRPAIRVIVSDTLAGHAPASISARFHNTLAAATADLVRAAIGQHGRLPVVLSGGCFQNARLVEGIVSELGPNVRVVLHESVPPGDGGLALGQAVVANAVVQSGSQVVPEGLCA
- a CDS encoding heparan-alpha-glucosaminide N-acetyltransferase domain-containing protein — protein: MASKPSRMESLDAVRGLTMAGMVIVNNPGDWGHVYWPLEHAEWNGCTPTDLIFPFFLFIVGVSITLSRGTMGNPWKIVKRSIVIFGLGFLLTFWPRFDLSVVRIPGVLARIAVCYLVAAFLFRSTARRDDATDAGRLSHGVKLGAMAVALTLGYWLVMTWIPAPGGVAGDLTPNGNLGAWLDRTLLGGHLWSQSKTWDPEGILSTFPAIATTLLGTVAGLWLASGAPKKEKAITMALVGVIAMVVGYLWDCAFPINKGLWTSSYVWFTAGGAALLLAVSYMIIDVYGWRRWARPFVILGLNAITLFVLSGYLAKQMGLIKFAGTDGKVTTLSRYVYTSWFVPLADPYNASLLYACANLVVLFGVLYVMHRRGLYLKA
- a CDS encoding cytochrome C; translated protein: MLSTLFLLLTLSLQPGQAATGKAADVETCLACHGDRSMAVTLPSGEIRSLYVDVAMFRASVHGNKIGCADCHQDMTAVPHEARPFKTLREFTVAYYEQCKRCHFDNYTKTLDSVHYQALARGDRTAPLCVDCHGAHDVKSPQKPKSQISRTCAKCHEGVFTVYNKSVHGRFLEKSDDVPGCTDCHRSHDVAGPKDVNWQRRTPELCRGCHENKRLMAKYGLSTAVAQTYVADFHGMTATLHETDTGREVSVVALCTDCHGVHDIAKVNEPGSRVLRANLVETCARCHAGATENFPGAWMSHYEPSWKKAPLVYGVQLFYNILIPFMISGLVLQMLLHFWRVVVNR
- the hypD gene encoding hydrogenase formation protein HypD, giving the protein MPSTDRDPALFELKFRDPARARALVEALGRRTAELGRTPVSVMHVCGSHEQAIAKFGLRSTFPRGLNVIMGPGCPVCITDAPEVDEGVVLARQGVHIATYGDMVRVPGTSMSLADAQADGAKIHVIYSAAQVVELAQSTSDQVVFFATGFETTAVATAAIVLGGLPSNLSILSAHKYIPPAMEIVAEVPETKVEGFLAAGHAATITGSAVFEPFVARHHVPVVVAGFEPLDILAGLVKLVELIRDRTPQVVNMFPRCVTRAGNLRAQEQLWKVFRPTGGRWRGIAHVPNGNLRLRDEFRSIDARRRFTIDLASLWDHAPAALAQSCICGDIMAGLSSPTDCKLFGQECTPEKPVGACMVSSEGACKIWHEYGGHPDLGGDA
- a CDS encoding DUF3810 family protein; the protein is MTRYVAWRFGLIVTAALLIAVRWPAGLVEQWYARSVYPPMQSIATGASNLVPFALLDALIVAGVLWLVWGVARVTRGGRGRRWRALARAVLNLGTVAAAAFIAFYGCWGLNYQREPVAAWLDFDESRITPDRAGALGRQIAGALVRLQTVVPPSAEGGDRQEEAGPLAPAFEGALRSIGLPGGTRPGRPKVSLLDPYFTRAGVSGMTDPFFLETLEATNLLPVERPAVIAHEWAHLAGLARESEASFVGWLACIHADEWAQYSGWLDLLLRVGGSLDANQRRQVMAHVPARVIRDIDLMRQRNERDQVRVVGLVAWRAYDSYLKTNRVESGIRNYDEVVRLVLGTRFESGWTPVRR
- the moaA gene encoding GTP 3',8-cyclase MoaA yields the protein MSPVDVLGRSLRSLRLSVTDRCNLRCHYCMPEAEYTWLARENLLHFEEISRLIDAFVAIGVDKVRLTGGEPLLRRDLPQLVSQLARKPALADLSLTTNAILLAEFAAPLRDAGLRRLNVSLDTLKPQRFVDLTGQDAHARVLNGIETAARLFGGLKLDCVVMRGVNDDELMPLLDYGARIGAEVRFIEYMDVGGATRWASNLVVSRQEILDRLKTQVGEIRPIEEPASTAPADRFALPDGRVFGIISSTTEPFCQSCDRSRVTADGMFYTCLYGTEGLDLRGPLRAGVNPRELIETLNTRWIRRADRGAEERLAMRGRSVYLPVETLKADPHLEMHKRGG
- the hypE gene encoding hydrogenase expression/formation protein HypE: MIRHGLIDDKIGLKYGAGGRAMRALIERVCLAGIGSAPVDGIGLAAMDDGAALRVGDKWLVITTDSHVVHPIVFPGGDIGRLAVSGTVNDLAMMGATDPLALTCAVIMEEGFARVDLERIYVSIRDACREAGATIVTGDTKVMGRGELDGLVLNTAGVAFCDRIVPDAGLTVGDLLILTGTIGDHGMAIMAARHKLALEGDLRSDVAPINGLIRTALDAGGLDVVAMKDPTRGGVSSALHEMAERSGVGIIVEEMKVPVRNQVRAACDLLGIDPLVVANEGKALVGVRADAAGRVLAAIRRHPLGVDAAIVGRCIEQHVGAVILDTGFGRRMLAEPEGELLPRIC